DNA from Amycolatopsis sp. DSM 110486:
CGCTGGACGGCACGCCGAAATATCTCGCGAAGAAACTTCTTGCGCGCGAGAGATTGGGAGAGTAGGTTTTGAAGCATCAGCCCCAGAGAGGACGTGACCGGAAATGGCACCAACCGAGACAGACGTCGCGAAGCTCACCGAAGCCCGCGACCAGCTGCGGGACAAGCACCTCCACCCGGCCGCCGTCCGGCCCACGACCGCGGGCCGCGGCATCCACCACACCGCGCTGCTCTCCAGTGACGTCGAGCGGACGATCAACTTCTACCAGGACGTGCTCGGCTTCCCGCTCACCGAACTGATCGAGAACCGGGACTACCCGGGCTCCAGCCACTTCTTCTTCGACGTCGGCAACGGCAACGCGGTCGCCTTCTTCGACCTGCCGGGTCTCGACCTCGGCCCGTACGCGGAGGTCCTCGGCGGCCTGCACCACCTCGCGCTCTCGCTGACGCCGGAGAACTGGGCCGGCGCGCGCGACCGCCTCGACAAGGCGGGCGTGAAGTACCTGGAGGAGAGCGGCACGTCCATCTACTTCACCGACCCCGACGGCGCGCGTATCGAGCTCATCGCCGACAACCTCGGTGAGATGTA
Protein-coding regions in this window:
- a CDS encoding VOC family protein, which produces MAPTETDVAKLTEARDQLRDKHLHPAAVRPTTAGRGIHHTALLSSDVERTINFYQDVLGFPLTELIENRDYPGSSHFFFDVGNGNAVAFFDLPGLDLGPYAEVLGGLHHLALSLTPENWAGARDRLDKAGVKYLEESGTSIYFTDPDGARIELIADNLGEMYGSKIG